One genomic region from Sphingobacterium sp. UGAL515B_05 encodes:
- a CDS encoding DUF6443 domain-containing protein, which produces MNIPYKLYFTLGLSILSAAIAHAQTGTSNIPVTPATIPALPSYNNVQNFSSTLKKNYVRVQIPDEPTTYINSSVKHRQQTDYFDGLGRPLQTVQLKGHADGYDIIQHHVYDALGRESVQFLPFTAQETSSDGNLQYNAKMRIEQFYPPTDGQQPYSVTEFDNSPLNRPVKQMAPGKNWVGSNRGKELAYKTNSDESYLQNGANPVYTVVKSSFPRFSLNGSGALQYDGNYGDGQLYITRITDEDGQIADEIKDKLGRVIAKRQLAKAASGVPYPALAPKEMFPVNFTYTFYVYDDLGRLRYVLPPGASTPQLSISNSSNGPATTNTFSYNWTVPTSDIVNGLCYTYLYDDRGRLIEKKIPGKAVEYMVYDQRDRLVLSQDGNLRNQNKWMLTVYDALNRPVMTGLVSSSESRATVAAYTIAPGTYSAPDWRYYAAQNDLFHTYPASINNTYILSYAYYDNYDELTSLSYDGNKFPAMPAGDNSVVPSGLTTSVRGMLTGTKLRVLDPANPNSSDWITSVQYYDAKGHAIQGAQTNLKGGIDRTGSLFYFQGMPYRTATWHQNPAALAQPGATAALTNIKLDKTYKRNFTIDGGNDLVWSIQQSINDGTPFNLAYYDYNHLGQPVIKQYTTTDILHEYNIRGWLNHIQARKSTNHDVNFFNETLHYDDGFANKLYNGNIAGITWKYYDSLGSGGNNAYGYTYDKLSRLNHAEFRELSQGGAWSNAHKDYTASAITYDDRGNILTMNQRGNTTGPIDMDKLSYTYSNNGNQLIKVKDNVSASATGTLPDFKDGSDLGVEYTYDDNGNLIADENKGISITYNYLNKPAKINVNGKGNISYMYDAAGNRLRKIVQDDAANTTEVWDYIGNFVYKDNVLQYILNEEGRSRPEVVTTGAQSGQTKFVYDYFIKDHLGNVRSTISAQPINQQYLAQHEIATAGSEQLIFDNIALVRDDKPGSINPGDLKAAHLIANDPHKRIGTAIMLRVMPGDKFTFAADSYYESDETETSETPQAAEIVNSLLSALTGGTVGGMPVSESGENIDMINQALSSQETLNFIQSQMDLQHTIAGPKAGLNYLFFDAGLRLIPGISGKLGVTVTPGQFNNMSVSPTPMTEPGYVVVFVDNNSIGTDVWFDNVQVSHYNGEVLDENHYYPFGLTLSETNNNPALPNQPFKYNGKELENSFGLQTYEYGARQYDPQIARWKGIDPLADKYFGISPFVYVANNPVKYVDPDGRRVEIWSARFNEQGRVEITERVIYDKGKLTNTDGTAYKGNDKYILSTAKAMTNGRKLDKRVDQVYSDMENHKSADGTPIPHIVTNLIPVKEWMKGDKHMDVFKDRGQGSRYIPSENIPGGGMIKFVPEYDVSRPNSGIKDNSPEEIIGHEFKHDWNDNIKGTQDENLAERSGTAENPGPNCEEVDAVNFQNIIRAAMGKPLRTKHGSEIPKENLIDPKDYRL; this is translated from the coding sequence ATGAACATTCCGTATAAATTATATTTTACCCTGGGTCTCAGCATACTCAGTGCAGCGATAGCCCACGCACAGACCGGCACCAGCAATATCCCGGTTACACCGGCCACCATACCGGCTTTACCCAGCTACAATAATGTACAGAACTTCTCCAGCACATTGAAGAAGAACTATGTGCGTGTACAAATACCTGACGAACCCACAACTTATATCAACAGCAGCGTAAAGCACCGCCAACAGACCGACTATTTTGACGGGCTGGGCAGACCTTTACAAACTGTACAGCTCAAAGGTCATGCCGATGGTTATGACATCATCCAGCACCATGTATATGATGCACTGGGTCGCGAAAGCGTACAGTTCCTGCCCTTTACCGCGCAAGAGACCTCCTCTGACGGTAACCTGCAGTATAATGCCAAAATGCGCATAGAGCAGTTCTACCCGCCAACAGATGGGCAGCAACCCTATAGCGTAACCGAGTTTGACAACTCGCCATTAAACCGCCCGGTAAAACAGATGGCACCCGGTAAGAACTGGGTAGGCAGCAACAGGGGTAAGGAACTGGCCTATAAAACAAATAGCGATGAATCCTATTTACAAAATGGAGCTAACCCGGTGTATACTGTAGTAAAAAGTAGTTTCCCGCGCTTCAGCCTTAATGGAAGCGGAGCATTGCAGTATGATGGTAATTATGGTGATGGTCAATTATACATCACCCGGATTACCGATGAAGATGGGCAGATCGCTGATGAGATCAAGGACAAGCTGGGCCGGGTGATCGCCAAACGACAACTGGCTAAAGCCGCATCGGGTGTACCTTACCCGGCACTGGCACCGAAAGAAATGTTCCCGGTTAATTTTACGTATACCTTTTATGTATATGACGATCTGGGTCGTCTGCGCTATGTACTGCCCCCGGGCGCAAGCACCCCGCAATTATCCATCAGCAACAGTAGCAACGGTCCTGCAACCACCAATACTTTTAGCTACAACTGGACGGTGCCCACCAGCGACATTGTAAATGGTCTCTGTTATACTTACTTGTATGATGATCGTGGCCGCCTGATCGAAAAGAAAATACCGGGTAAGGCAGTAGAGTATATGGTCTACGACCAGCGCGATCGCCTGGTGCTGAGTCAGGACGGCAACCTGCGCAACCAGAACAAATGGATGCTGACCGTTTACGATGCACTGAACCGCCCGGTAATGACCGGCCTGGTGAGCAGTTCAGAAAGCAGGGCCACCGTGGCGGCTTATACAATTGCACCAGGAACCTATTCGGCACCCGACTGGAGGTATTATGCAGCACAAAATGATCTGTTCCATACCTATCCGGCCAGTATCAACAATACCTATATCCTGAGCTACGCCTATTACGATAATTATGATGAGCTGACCAGCCTGTCTTATGATGGGAACAAATTTCCGGCTATGCCAGCAGGTGATAATAGTGTTGTGCCCTCAGGGTTAACTACTTCAGTTAGAGGAATGCTTACCGGTACTAAGCTGCGGGTTCTGGACCCGGCCAATCCGAATAGCAGTGACTGGATTACTTCCGTACAATATTACGATGCCAAAGGCCATGCCATACAAGGGGCACAAACCAATCTTAAAGGTGGTATTGACCGGACCGGAAGCCTGTTTTATTTCCAGGGTATGCCTTACCGTACGGCTACATGGCATCAGAATCCTGCCGCACTGGCCCAGCCGGGTGCTACAGCAGCCCTGACCAATATTAAGCTGGATAAAACATACAAACGCAATTTTACAATAGATGGAGGTAATGACCTGGTATGGAGCATACAGCAGAGTATTAATGATGGTACCCCGTTTAACCTGGCCTATTATGATTACAACCACCTGGGCCAGCCGGTAATCAAACAATATACCACCACCGATATCCTGCATGAGTATAATATCCGGGGATGGCTCAACCATATACAGGCCCGCAAATCGACCAATCATGATGTCAATTTCTTTAACGAAACCCTGCATTATGACGATGGTTTTGCCAATAAACTGTACAATGGTAATATCGCCGGTATTACCTGGAAGTATTATGATTCTTTAGGATCGGGTGGCAATAATGCTTATGGCTATACTTACGATAAACTGAGCCGACTTAACCATGCCGAATTTAGAGAGCTGTCGCAAGGCGGTGCCTGGAGCAATGCCCATAAAGACTATACCGCATCGGCTATTACCTATGATGACAGGGGTAATATACTCACCATGAATCAACGCGGCAATACAACCGGCCCGATCGATATGGATAAGCTGAGCTATACCTATAGTAACAACGGCAACCAGCTCATCAAAGTAAAGGATAATGTATCTGCATCTGCTACAGGTACCCTGCCAGACTTTAAAGATGGCTCTGACCTGGGCGTAGAATATACTTATGATGATAATGGCAACCTCATTGCAGATGAGAACAAAGGCATCAGCATTACCTATAACTACCTGAATAAACCGGCCAAAATAAATGTAAACGGCAAAGGAAATATCAGCTATATGTATGATGCAGCTGGTAATCGCCTGCGCAAAATAGTGCAGGATGATGCCGCTAATACCACAGAGGTGTGGGATTATATAGGCAACTTTGTGTACAAAGACAATGTGCTGCAGTATATCCTTAATGAAGAAGGGCGCAGCAGGCCGGAAGTAGTCACCACAGGTGCGCAAAGCGGACAAACCAAATTTGTGTACGATTACTTTATCAAAGACCATTTAGGTAATGTGCGCAGCACCATCAGTGCCCAGCCGATCAACCAACAATATCTTGCCCAACATGAAATTGCTACAGCAGGCAGCGAGCAACTAATCTTTGACAATATAGCATTGGTACGCGATGATAAACCAGGCAGTATTAATCCCGGAGACCTCAAAGCAGCGCACCTTATTGCAAATGACCCTCATAAGCGAATAGGTACTGCTATCATGTTACGGGTAATGCCAGGTGATAAATTTACCTTTGCTGCCGATAGCTATTATGAAAGTGATGAAACGGAAACCAGTGAGACCCCACAGGCCGCTGAAATAGTGAACTCCTTACTTTCTGCCCTGACCGGCGGTACGGTAGGCGGCATGCCGGTGAGTGAATCCGGGGAAAATATAGATATGATTAACCAGGCGCTAAGTAGCCAGGAAACCCTTAACTTTATCCAGAGCCAGATGGATCTGCAGCATACTATTGCGGGTCCTAAGGCAGGATTGAACTATCTGTTCTTTGATGCTGGATTAAGGTTGATTCCGGGTATCAGCGGCAAGCTGGGGGTTACCGTAACACCGGGCCAGTTCAATAACATGAGTGTAAGCCCAACCCCTATGACAGAACCAGGCTATGTAGTAGTCTTTGTAGATAACAATAGCATTGGTACCGACGTATGGTTTGATAATGTACAAGTATCGCATTACAACGGGGAAGTCCTGGATGAAAATCACTACTACCCATTTGGGTTAACGCTTAGTGAAACCAATAACAATCCAGCGTTACCAAACCAACCGTTTAAATATAATGGAAAGGAGTTAGAGAACTCATTTGGACTGCAAACTTATGAGTATGGTGCAAGACAATATGATCCACAAATTGCAAGATGGAAAGGAATAGATCCTTTAGCTGATAAATATTTTGGAATTAGTCCTTTTGTATATGTTGCAAATAATCCTGTTAAATATGTAGATCCAGATGGAAGAAGGGTTGAAATCTGGTCAGCTCGTTTCAACGAACAAGGACGTGTTGAAATAACAGAAAGAGTGATTTATGACAAAGGTAAATTGACAAATACTGATGGGACAGCGTATAAAGGGAATGATAAATATATTTTAAGTACCGCTAAAGCAATGACAAATGGTAGAAAATTAGATAAAAGAGTTGACCAGGTTTATAGCGATATGGAAAATCATAAATCTGCAGATGGTACTCCAATTCCCCATATTGTAACAAATCTTATTCCTGTAAAAGAATGGATGAAAGGTGACAAACACATGGATGTATTTAAAGATAGAGGACAAGGTTCAAGATACATTCCAAGTGAAAATATTCCAGGTGGGGGAATGATCAAATTTGTTCCCGAATATGATGTATCAAGGCCTAACTCAGGTATAAAGGACAATTCACCAGAAGAGATAATTGGCCACGAATTCAAGCATGATTGGAATGACAATATAAAAGGAACCCAGGATGAGAATTTAGCTGAAAGAAGTGGCACGGCTGAAAATCCCGGCCCCAATTGTGAAGAAGTTGATGCAGTTAATTTTCAGAATATAATCCGAGCTGCAATGGGTAAACCGTTAAGAACTAAGCATGGTTCAGAAATTCCAAAAGAAAATTTAATTGACCCTAAAGACTATAGATTATGA
- a CDS encoding thiopeptide-type bacteriocin biosynthesis protein codes for MKPYSKAIVRVPQFPMEATMKEYWVPLKESIQQSAPDFFSLIKTLKYDEIAEQPENIQSTIVKYFNRAKFRCTPYGTFASVGIINVVNEKQRENVLNYKRSLHELISWQEMQNVQSDNNLVNHKLFANSSYYKVEDCLRYVKRKGETFELAEIAFDSTVEGILKELQSPLSYGELCNLLPFAEPYIQPLIDCGLLISENDPNLIGEDYFTRIGHSASNPIKYQVSEFQDPLEVSSTYFRHIPDLIKILRAGLQGSTTSPNMLSFMEQFTKRFDRQTVSLMQAIDPDIGIGYGNFYNNAIGDLIKELQIEEQSSQENPLLQYLNLANDQEYQVGQTIRIDELKDNLSDPQGPVLANSVSLFCSINDGMVFFDRIGGHSYTQLAGRFTICSEGIRSLCQEIACLEETSNPEVLFFDISYNAELNVDNVNRRAKLYSQELNILNYPGNKEPITLDDLYVTVSGSEIVLRSKKFGKRLIPRMASAYNYRRSKLPVFRFLYDLSFHGIIGDLSFNFPELVKGKKYYPQVQFRNIIVSNPKVSVSKSELENLLSEDHIRSLKSHLLAFNIGPIVKIPRNEESIVFDLNDPLQCNMLIREIKKAGSLFLENVAIPTAPLIRDGNGMAFNNQLSIPLFHKNELYKASSPIDVPFTEKRTFLPIQDWLYLEIYCAPGKSDEIILLLEQTVKKARPFVEKWFFIRYNEKGNHIRFRSQVKKDFRLSFLDNLYTILDPKISSGIISDISINGYNRELERYGIVGMERVEQHFYLDSTIVVKLLQKGADDIYKYAHCLRLFLLLKNQGSISSTRWVQWMGHIRQLFEREHQLGTVQFRKVRRYFQEQKEYLLGALDDIHQSEIDFCLSVQNIVSNCPERRQAPMVTDLMHMHINRLFSSYQRSHELIIFSLLDLVEKNLNHRFKTYNHLKSMI; via the coding sequence ATGAAGCCTTATTCAAAAGCAATAGTCAGGGTTCCGCAATTTCCTATGGAAGCAACCATGAAAGAATATTGGGTACCGTTGAAGGAATCCATTCAACAATCTGCACCAGATTTTTTTAGCTTAATCAAAACCTTAAAATATGATGAGATTGCCGAACAACCAGAAAATATACAATCAACAATTGTAAAGTACTTCAATCGGGCAAAATTCAGGTGTACTCCTTACGGCACCTTTGCATCCGTTGGAATTATTAATGTCGTTAATGAAAAGCAGAGGGAGAATGTTTTAAACTATAAAAGAAGTCTTCATGAATTGATCAGCTGGCAGGAGATGCAGAATGTTCAATCAGATAATAATCTGGTAAACCATAAACTTTTTGCGAATAGCTCTTATTACAAAGTTGAGGATTGCTTACGCTATGTAAAGCGGAAAGGAGAGACATTTGAGCTAGCAGAGATTGCCTTCGATTCCACCGTTGAAGGTATTCTTAAGGAACTTCAGTCCCCATTATCATACGGTGAACTATGCAACTTATTACCGTTTGCAGAACCATATATTCAGCCCTTAATAGATTGTGGTTTACTTATTTCCGAAAATGATCCTAATTTGATCGGGGAGGATTACTTCACCAGGATTGGCCATTCGGCGTCAAATCCAATAAAATACCAGGTTAGTGAATTCCAAGATCCATTAGAAGTTTCCTCCACGTATTTCCGCCACATTCCTGATTTAATAAAAATACTCCGCGCGGGTTTACAGGGTAGTACCACAAGTCCGAATATGCTTTCCTTTATGGAGCAATTTACAAAACGATTTGACCGTCAAACAGTTTCTTTGATGCAGGCAATCGACCCGGACATTGGTATAGGCTATGGGAACTTCTATAATAATGCAATTGGTGACCTCATTAAGGAACTACAAATAGAAGAACAATCTTCACAAGAAAATCCGCTGTTACAATATTTAAACCTCGCCAATGACCAAGAATATCAAGTAGGGCAAACTATTAGAATTGATGAACTAAAAGACAACCTAAGTGATCCTCAAGGTCCGGTTCTGGCCAATAGTGTATCACTTTTTTGTTCTATTAATGACGGAATGGTCTTCTTTGACCGGATTGGAGGTCATTCTTATACCCAACTTGCCGGAAGGTTCACGATCTGCAGTGAGGGAATTCGCAGCCTATGCCAGGAAATCGCCTGCCTCGAAGAAACCTCAAATCCTGAAGTACTGTTTTTTGACATCAGCTATAATGCGGAATTAAATGTAGATAATGTAAACAGGAGGGCTAAGTTATACAGCCAGGAGCTCAATATCCTCAACTATCCTGGTAACAAAGAACCTATAACCCTTGACGATCTTTATGTAACAGTATCAGGTTCGGAGATAGTGCTTAGGTCCAAAAAGTTTGGAAAGAGATTGATTCCCAGGATGGCATCGGCCTATAATTACCGGAGATCGAAACTACCTGTATTCAGGTTTTTGTATGATTTATCTTTTCATGGAATAATTGGGGATCTGTCCTTTAATTTTCCTGAACTGGTAAAAGGTAAAAAATATTACCCCCAGGTACAATTCCGAAATATTATAGTCAGTAATCCAAAGGTAAGCGTATCTAAATCAGAACTGGAGAACCTTCTTTCAGAAGACCATATAAGAAGTTTAAAATCTCACCTTTTAGCATTTAACATTGGCCCTATTGTAAAAATTCCAAGAAACGAAGAGAGTATCGTTTTTGATTTAAATGATCCCCTTCAATGCAACATGTTAATCCGGGAAATTAAGAAGGCAGGCAGTTTATTTTTGGAAAATGTTGCCATTCCAACAGCGCCATTGATTAGAGATGGTAATGGAATGGCCTTTAATAACCAACTATCCATTCCCTTGTTCCATAAAAATGAGCTGTATAAAGCCAGCAGCCCTATAGATGTACCTTTTACCGAAAAGCGGACTTTCCTTCCAATACAGGATTGGTTGTACCTTGAAATTTATTGTGCTCCAGGCAAAAGCGATGAGATTATTCTTTTACTCGAGCAAACAGTTAAAAAAGCACGCCCTTTTGTAGAAAAGTGGTTTTTTATTCGCTATAACGAAAAAGGTAACCATATCCGGTTCCGATCACAGGTTAAAAAAGATTTCCGTTTATCATTTTTAGATAACCTTTATACCATACTTGATCCCAAGATCAGCAGTGGTATCATCAGCGACATCTCCATTAATGGCTATAACCGCGAACTGGAGCGATATGGAATCGTAGGAATGGAAAGAGTAGAACAACATTTTTACCTGGATAGTACAATTGTCGTTAAATTGCTTCAAAAGGGTGCAGATGATATATATAAATATGCTCATTGCCTAAGGTTGTTTTTACTGCTCAAAAATCAAGGATCTATTTCATCGACAAGATGGGTACAGTGGATGGGCCATATCCGCCAGTTGTTTGAAAGAGAGCACCAATTAGGAACAGTTCAATTTCGCAAAGTCCGACGATACTTTCAGGAACAAAAAGAATACCTTCTTGGAGCACTGGATGATATTCATCAGTCTGAAATAGATTTTTGTTTATCCGTACAGAATATAGTTTCTAATTGTCCCGAAAGAAGACAGGCCCCGATGGTAACTGACCTGATGCATATGCATATTAACCGTCTGTTTTCCAGTTACCAAAGAAGTCATGAATTAATCATTTTTAGTTTATTAGACCTGGTTGAAAAGAACCTTAATCATAGGTTCAAAACGTATAACCATCTGAAGTCAATGATCTAA
- a CDS encoding RHS repeat domain-containing protein: MNSKKIGVLSLLLITSSLKILAQQPSTENPTKLDVNIKTPNAASIERYGNIPVSMYTGVPNISIPLHVISVGKHVLPISASYHASGIKVNDLSGDIGLGWNLSANYSISRTLRGRTDEGPMGYLDPNGGANLIPSNYTLSNDFTIDTFRAVANGTWDAQPDEFNFNIEGYSGKFILANNKVIVIPDQDIKVAYTITSGAFSFVLTDPKGINYYFDVRSEMSVTDCSGDVNSYTSRWQVSKIEFPDTKDVVTYTYANATETISQTSESRNYDYGNTTPDPVKTKQCVNYTTTIEKKVSEITFPTGKISFDYSIPKYDLSGTYGIGSMQVKDLQNAVQKKVVFNYTYYNPSSSDPLAKKLKLDNVTFNEQATNLVNKYAFEYNSGTIPAYGAKSQDIWGYYNGANNTSLIPGNTFQLYDAQGMPFTVPGGDRSVNPSVSANGILTKITFPTGGYTQFEYEPNKAGYRCGYSTIHDSIFITVPYNATAQCKGNTAPYQQSNYVDFVAPYAQQTYIVVETNQFNCTGDTRQYTLTDLTTSQVVSQDDNNDPNVDIIAGHTYRLSVNTNCENAEANTLDCLEKLKATIYIKQFSGNFQDYAYTGGLRVKKITDYDYFSNTNTVRTYDYTMPGEPGRSSGVMVFAPKYDYTYTYDFDLNAYKIGNLQPGEYYVPNIILKTSYAYTSDAGNTTQSGGNSIGYSYVREVIGDQGAGGSTLNKYNLQFTNCGFGYPFVPVTNYSHRDGKLAESKSYSAAGTLLEQSNNYYSFIANDEIRGWKASYQKMRAYTLYGNPNDDKFRGQHYYYKSEKEHLDSTVVTQYYEGNTVAQKQTYLYGTSSYYPYQITTSGSNEETVTQTTRRAADFTVSASGTLTGVTQVLKYMKDNHLNDYVIESYSQVNGNATGGYINEYGLYTVGGNDLVMPTTLYRLKNGSSISNYTPLSLSISSNTATLIKDSRYEQEAAYSNFNAQGNPGRLVDKSGESSLLWGYDGKYMVARLDHIDYNALQTYLSNNPSIQQTLDNPATATALLTAVQQLRTAFPQAMISGYTYLPGIGVSSISDANNQVSTYEYDNLGRLLRIKDANGNLIRTNEYQYQN, encoded by the coding sequence ATGAACAGTAAAAAAATTGGAGTGTTAAGTTTACTACTAATCACTTCAAGCTTAAAAATCCTCGCTCAGCAGCCGAGTACAGAAAATCCGACCAAGCTGGACGTCAATATCAAAACACCTAATGCCGCCAGCATAGAACGGTACGGCAATATCCCGGTCAGTATGTATACCGGTGTGCCCAACATCAGTATTCCGCTACATGTGATCAGTGTGGGTAAACACGTATTACCTATCTCTGCATCTTACCATGCTTCCGGTATTAAGGTCAATGATCTGTCCGGGGACATAGGTCTGGGATGGAACCTATCGGCAAACTATTCCATATCCAGAACCTTGCGTGGGCGCACAGATGAAGGACCAATGGGATACCTGGACCCTAATGGCGGTGCCAATTTAATTCCGTCCAATTATACCTTGTCAAATGATTTCACTATTGATACCTTCCGTGCTGTGGCAAACGGTACCTGGGATGCACAGCCAGATGAATTCAATTTCAACATAGAAGGCTATTCCGGTAAATTCATCCTGGCCAATAATAAGGTTATAGTAATCCCCGATCAGGATATTAAAGTAGCATACACCATTACCTCAGGTGCGTTCAGTTTTGTACTTACAGATCCCAAAGGGATAAATTACTATTTCGATGTACGATCCGAAATGTCCGTTACAGATTGTAGCGGAGACGTTAACTCCTATACCTCCAGGTGGCAGGTCAGTAAAATCGAATTCCCTGATACTAAAGATGTGGTTACCTATACGTACGCCAATGCTACGGAAACGATTTCCCAAACATCAGAAAGCCGGAACTATGATTATGGCAATACAACCCCTGATCCGGTTAAAACAAAGCAGTGCGTCAATTATACCACAACAATCGAAAAGAAAGTATCTGAGATCACATTTCCAACCGGAAAAATCAGCTTTGATTATTCCATACCTAAATATGACCTGTCTGGTACCTACGGTATCGGTTCGATGCAGGTAAAAGACCTGCAGAATGCTGTTCAGAAAAAAGTAGTATTCAACTATACTTATTATAACCCATCGTCCAGCGATCCTTTAGCCAAGAAACTGAAACTCGATAATGTTACGTTTAATGAGCAAGCCACTAACCTGGTGAACAAATATGCCTTCGAGTATAATAGCGGAACGATCCCGGCCTATGGCGCTAAATCACAGGACATCTGGGGTTATTATAATGGTGCGAATAATACCAGCCTTATTCCTGGAAATACATTCCAGCTATATGATGCGCAGGGAATGCCCTTCACCGTGCCCGGTGGAGATCGCAGCGTAAATCCATCCGTGTCAGCAAATGGTATTTTGACCAAAATTACTTTTCCTACAGGTGGTTATACACAATTTGAATATGAACCTAATAAAGCCGGATACCGATGTGGTTACAGTACCATTCACGATTCCATTTTTATAACGGTACCATACAATGCTACTGCTCAGTGCAAAGGAAATACTGCCCCATATCAACAATCAAATTATGTAGATTTTGTGGCACCATACGCGCAGCAAACCTATATTGTAGTCGAAACCAATCAATTCAATTGTACCGGCGATACCCGTCAGTATACCCTAACCGATTTAACGACCAGTCAGGTTGTGTCTCAGGATGATAATAATGACCCTAATGTCGATATTATTGCCGGCCATACCTACCGTCTATCGGTAAACACAAACTGCGAAAACGCAGAGGCCAACACACTGGACTGCCTGGAAAAACTAAAAGCAACTATATACATCAAACAATTTAGCGGAAACTTCCAGGACTATGCATACACCGGGGGGCTGAGGGTAAAGAAGATCACCGATTATGATTACTTCAGCAATACCAATACGGTCAGGACATATGATTATACCATGCCGGGTGAACCCGGCAGATCCAGCGGCGTAATGGTATTTGCACCAAAATATGATTATACCTATACTTATGATTTTGATCTGAATGCATATAAGATCGGTAATCTTCAGCCCGGAGAATATTATGTTCCTAATATCATCTTAAAAACCTCTTATGCCTATACATCTGATGCAGGTAATACCACCCAGAGTGGCGGCAATAGTATAGGGTACAGTTATGTAAGAGAAGTTATCGGCGATCAGGGAGCTGGTGGCAGTACCTTGAATAAATATAACCTGCAGTTCACTAATTGCGGTTTCGGTTATCCGTTTGTTCCGGTTACCAACTATAGCCATCGCGATGGTAAACTGGCAGAAAGTAAATCTTATTCCGCTGCCGGAACTTTATTGGAACAGTCTAACAATTATTATTCCTTCATTGCCAATGATGAGATCAGGGGATGGAAAGCATCCTATCAGAAAATGAGGGCCTATACGCTTTATGGCAACCCTAATGATGATAAATTCCGGGGTCAGCATTACTATTACAAAAGCGAAAAAGAACACCTGGACAGCACCGTGGTAACCCAATATTATGAAGGCAATACTGTTGCACAGAAACAAACATACCTGTACGGTACCAGCAGCTATTACCCGTACCAGATCACTACTTCAGGCTCTAATGAAGAGACGGTTACCCAAACCACACGCAGGGCAGCAGACTTTACGGTAAGTGCAAGTGGCACTTTAACCGGTGTTACCCAGGTCCTGAAATACATGAAAGACAATCACCTGAACGATTATGTGATCGAGTCCTACAGCCAGGTGAATGGCAATGCCACTGGTGGCTACATCAATGAGTATGGCTTGTACACCGTAGGCGGTAACGACCTGGTCATGCCCACAACATTGTACCGACTGAAGAACGGCAGCAGTATCAGTAACTATACACCGCTGTCTTTAAGTATTAGCAGCAATACCGCTACACTGATTAAGGATAGCCGTTACGAACAAGAAGCCGCCTACAGCAATTTCAATGCACAGGGTAATCCTGGCCGCCTGGTGGATAAGTCCGGAGAAAGCAGCTTGTTATGGGGATATGATGGAAAATATATGGTCGCCCGTTTAGATCATATTGATTATAACGCCTTACAGACCTATTTATCCAATAACCCATCTATCCAGCAAACGCTCGACAACCCTGCTACAGCAACAGCATTACTCACTGCTGTACAGCAATTGAGAACAGCATTCCCACAAGCTATGATCAGCGGGTATACTTACCTGCCGGGTATTGGTGTTAGTTCGATCAGTGATGCCAATAACCAGGTCAGTACCTATGAGTACGATAACCTGGGCAGGCTCTTACGCATCAAAGATGCCAATGGTAACCTGATCAGAACTAATGAATATCAATACCAGAATTAA
- a CDS encoding helix-turn-helix transcriptional regulator, with the protein MNINQLTASKIKDLRTKNGLTAEAVAQALQISRGAYSQLENGHVEITLSRVELLSQIFNVTLGEIIPSSTTYHQSYNHNKGGVNGNHNNNNTKTMNNFFADDENISRVIEVIKDALQNEGK; encoded by the coding sequence ATGAATATTAATCAATTAACTGCCTCAAAGATTAAAGATTTACGTACAAAAAATGGATTAACTGCTGAAGCAGTAGCTCAAGCCTTACAAATTTCAAGGGGGGCATATAGCCAACTGGAAAACGGCCATGTAGAAATTACACTTTCCAGAGTCGAATTGCTTTCCCAGATATTCAACGTAACCCTTGGGGAAATCATCCCATCATCAACAACATACCATCAGAGCTATAATCACAATAAAGGTGGTGTTAACGGTAATCACAACAATAACAATACAAAAACAATGAATAATTTTTTTGCCGACGATGAGAATATATCTCGCGTTATTGAAGTAATTAAGGATGCCTTACAAAATGAGGGGAAATAA